A region of the Styela clava chromosome 1, kaStyClav1.hap1.2, whole genome shotgun sequence genome:
AGGTATTTGTCCCTATCTTCTGCACAACCAGAGGCACTTAATGAAACGGCTCCAATTTAACAGGATATCATTGGATAACGGGTTGTCAAAATATTATCCATATTGTAAAGTTTGTACGTGTATTGCATAATCGTATTgcttaataaataaattgcgaATACAAAATAGAAActcaataaattcataaaaaatacggACTCTGTATCAATTAGAAATGCAGTGGCCAGAAGTCACAACCAGGAAAACACAGGACCAATAGCGCCACATAATCGAGATCATATTGAGGAGTAccaaaaatcatatttcaaaGAGTTTCACAAGTGaagtgaatttattttttttaggaGGGGGGGATTACTTAGGTGTACTTTGTATTGTACTAATATGGTTCAGTTATACTGTCTGTGTCATTGTAATATACATGTATGGACAATTCATAAACTATTCAAGCTGTACGAAAAAAGCAAAGTGTGAATTTGTATCGCTAGCTAAAGATGAAGCCAAGAACATTTATGGGATTATAACTCGCCAAATTACACAGAAAGTTTCAATTCAACCATGAAAAGCAAAATCCCTGAAAAAAGGCGGCATCATTTATTATTTGTGAAATTCTCAGCCCAGTTCGCAGTAAATCGTTCAcgaatagagcaaaatggtgcTGGAAAAGGCGCATGAATTTACGCATATCAGCTATGTTATAATCTGAAACAACTACATCATGAATCATTTTCTGTTCGATCGAAATTATCagattcattaaaaaaattttgttccaCTTGTTGAAGCGCCGATGTCAATAACATTTTCACAGCCATTGTCTGATTCTTCGTACGTTTTGCCTCCAACTTGagcaaaaaaatataagaattgtATTATTTGATCGTTTCCATCAACCAATGATTCCCAATCGGAAGAAGCCTATGGACCAGAAGGCATCAAAATGACATTGAGAGGTCCAGTGATTTACATGCAGAAAATGAAGttaaaatagtaaaatgaatCTTATAGTCAAACTCGCCTATGATGAAAAACCAATGTCAATTGAAAGTAACCAGGTCACATGGTAGCACAAGATCTCACTCTTGTAAATGAATGGTTTCATTTATTGCAAATTTActctttatttaatttaaaatcaaattcaaataaacTTTTGACACAGTTTGTTCCTGAAAACATCATGTATCCGAGAAGTTTTCCCCATATTTGATGAGGTTATACAAGCAGTTAAGAGTCCTTTAACATTACAATATTAAATGGTTTTATTTTGCGGGGTCCGCAACtttcagaaaaatcattattcattaattaattaattcatTATAATATCTATAAAATAAGCTAAGCAAACCACTTTTCACCACTGGATAATTGTACATGAGGATGTTCGGTGGCTTTGGTATTTCTGAACCTATCAGTTGCGATAAACTACACACTTAATGAGTTTATTTGACAAGAAAGCATTAGAATAATGCCAGACTCCCCTATTTGTGTGACCGTTCCTATTTTTTGTCTGTGCTAAAGCTTTGTGTCTAGAAACTTGAACATGCaaaaaattgtgtaaaattTGGGGGATTTAGGACAGACGATGTAAGATGATCTGGTTATCACTCAAACAAGCAACATCgattaaattgtttttttttagtagCGATTTTACAGCATCTTGAAGTTGAATATGCGAAAAAACGATGGTGCATTTACTAACAATCAAGCTGATAAAATGAAAGCTACATCCAAACAAAATAGCACATGTGGATTTTTTAATCCAACTAAACATCATCTCAtgtaatataatttcaaaaccCTCTTGATTTTGCTTAGGAAAACTTCTGATGGCCATGCAAGTAAGAATTCTTTTTGATTAACTCGCATGATTTGTCGATATAATCCTCTACTCACTATACAATACAACACCATAGTAGGATTTCGGCGACAGTTAACAGAGGATTTTCCGGAATTCCTCAAGAATCCAACTATTTTTCCGAATATTAGAAAAGCGCCCATAATGATATCTGCTAATCACGGTTCAAACTAGTGTAACATTTTTGCACTAGTTTGGTTTCAGACTGCTGGTCTATTCTagataaaatcataaaaataatgtCATATCATGGAGATAGGAAACATGTACCTTTATAGTTTCCTTTGCTGCCTTTTCCGTAATCTCTTGTGCATCTTTAACAGCCAATTTTAGTGTTTTTGCAAAATGTTCTCTTTCCCTCTTCAGAGTAGATTGAAGAATATCctgataaatttttttcaaaacaatatttactttTTCAAGCCAAATTAGTATGTATGCCAAATTTATGCAATATTTCAAGTGATTTTTTAACCACATATTTTATGGTAGTGACCTGAATTCTAATTTTATGCAACTAATAGTATCTTTGCAAGTTCGACATGGCTACCCTTTTTTCCATGAATGTAGCCTATAACATTTTTACGCCAACAGTTTCCATCAAGGACATTGTAAAAAACTGACTTACCAACACATTACCTACTCAGTTCACATCTCTGTAGCACCAATAACCTGATATGTATCAGTGGTTGACTATTAGATTACCATATAATACCATTAAGATTTTGAActtaacatttacataaaaaaataacctCAAAATGAGCTTGTTGTGTTGATAAGGCttctttcaatgttgaaacaTGAATTTCTTGTAGCTGTTTGGCTTCTTCCGTCATTCTTTCCTTTTATAAGATTTAAAAACTAATTCAACAGATAAAAGAATAtctgcaataaaatatataagatATCTATCTTCCATACTGATCATTCAACAACATATTGTCAGAGTACATCAAATAGTATTACGTAagtgtcatttatttttttaaaaagtttttcaatatcAAATCCCATAGGGCCAATTCCAAAATTAAAGTGTGGCATAATGATCATGACCAGTatgcaaaacagaaaaattgtAAACAGCATGCAAAATGTTAAGTATTCATGAATCATACTGAACCATAGGACTGAATCTAATCTCATTACCTCAAATAAAAGACATCAATTAAACAATGGTGGACCACTCAGCAAATAGAACCAATATCCTGAGGGGTAAATGATTAAAATATCTTATATTACACAAACCTGCAACATTTGGATATTGTAAGAATTGTTCTCGCCTGCAAATATAATTGTTAAATAATACTTACTTTCAGCTTTGTACGCATTGTTTCCTGAAAAGCTTCCTTTTCTTTTTCCATAGTATTCTCCACATCAGATGCAATACTTTCTTTTTCCCTTTTTAAAATCTCTTTCAATTCATTTTCTTGTGCTATTTTGCTGTCTTCAATATGTTTTAATGATGCAACTTGCTATtagttaaaaacaaaaaatatggtaTAATTTAGTTGATTTAATTTATGTCATAATACTGGTAATTATTATTGGTGATAGAAAGAAGTGACATAATTATAAGTTCTCTAGGACAACGCAGAGAGGCCTATCCATTTCTCACTGTATAGTGAAGAAATTATGTtattattgatatattattaaaatactaTTTTGATGATATGGCGCTACATTTAAAATGAAAGAGTAAAAAGATAAAACATACATTCTGggtaaaatttgtaaatataaaaaacatgaGAAAGATTGAAACAAGAATCACCTGTTGTTGAAGTAAATTTATGCATTTGTCCGTAACTGCACTTGCATTTGTTTCAACTTCAATGGACTTTTCTCTCTCAAACAATTTCCAAGTTTCAGAATATTGCTTCGTCAGCAATGTAACTGTCTAAAAACATGGAATTAGGGGGTCATTGTGACTGATCAGTGAACTAAGGATACATCAGCAAATGCATACCCATTCCATTGGGAATTATTCCAGTGAGGTATAAAGACATTAGGAGACATGAAGATGCTGACCCCTTTTCAGACACTAGCGTTTTGATTCAAGACAAATATTTGCCTTTGGAGCTTGTATCACTTTGCCCAAATCAAAATGtatcataatattaaaaatactgatgaaATGCAAATTATGTTAACAATAATGAGTTGTATTgagaaagaaaatattttaaacaatttgcaAATGACCAACTTTTCAGTTTTAAAGAAAGAACTATACTTGTATAGTGAGAAATTACTATTATATAGAAAGATTCGTGATGGTCCAAAAAGTTAAAAGTCAAGTGCTTTAGTCAGGGTATCTATCAGATACATTATGAAATAGTCACAATTCATCAGGTACACCACTATTAGAGACGACGCTGGATGTGCTATCGAAATGATACGAATATGAGTTTCACTGTAAATATGCTGCCAACCATTACCTCCTCAGAAATTTTTTGCAACTCTGATATTTCATCTTGATGCTGTTTCTTCATACtatcaatttcttttttatgtttttctttattttcttccAGTGCCTTAGAACTTTCTTCCTGCAATAGTCTCATTTCTTTTTGTAAACTTTCCAGAGACTgtgcaaaaaatacaaaaaatactttacctTTACCTTTATTGCTACATAAACATTAATAGCAATACATAGGCATGTTTATTTGTAAATGGTTTAATGTTTTTGactgaatttaatatttatcacaGTCATGTGAATAATACTTCTTCTAGTTGTGATATGCCTTGGCACAGCTTTTTGACTACAAACAATAAGTTATAAGTAGATTTTGATTGCAGATGCTCATCTCATAAATACAGGCAATATTTATCTCATACTTTTTTTAACTAAATAAACATTCTTATCCGATCAGTTTGATGGTGATGAATCATATTCACCTTTTGTGTTTGTTCTTTCATAATCAAAGCTTTATCCAACTCTGCTTGCAATTTATGTGAGGCACTTGAGTTATATTCTGCTGCCTTTTCTACTTTGGGTTCTGAATTATTGCAAAGCATTATTTTCTAATAAGTACGAacttaaaataaatgatatcaATGTTTTCACTTCTAGGTCAAGGGCCTTGTTTTGAAAAGAactactaatttttttttctgttgaaattgaataaatagcAATGTTAGTTTTCCTCTCTAGTCTCTAGAATACAAACTTGATACttttttataacaaattttgataacTAATTTACCATCTGTGACTCCTTTTCCCAATTTCTGTGTATCCATGAATTCAGAAGATTTAGGCAGATTTTCATCTTTATTTGAAGATAATGGCAGGGTATCTCCAGATACAGAAAACTCCCCATCTAAATTTTTAGCGAATTCTGATGAGTCCTTTAAATGATCTTTCAACTGTTCCCCATGTGAAGTTGATAATATTGATTCTTCACTTGCTTGAAAATAAAGACAATTTTTACTTGAATGCCTTTCAGAAGATATATTATGCTGAATCAATGTGTCATATTTCTGGATTAACTAATTGCACATaaataatgtgaaaaatataagatatgaaaTATATAGCCTACCTATGTAGTATTTTTCAGGGAAAATGactaaaaaactttaaaaagccAATCAGACAAATGACAACGTAGGAAAACAATTATGCATTTGCAGTGGTTGCTTTAGCaccaattatattttttttaaaatagggtACGGTAATTAATAATTTGGTAGGAAAAAACAGATCAAAGTTATATTGAATAGGTCAAATGCTGAAGCCTCTCACTGAATAAAAAATGTAGAAATAATTGACTTTTTAAAATGAACTCATTATTAACTTTTTAAATTCGGTTTTCTATCAAACCGTAATTGTTGCtattgcaaattttgaaatagttGCATCTCGACCAGGAGTGCAGCcagtgaaattttaaaatagttgcATCTCGACCAGGAGCGCAGCCAGTGAGTTGGGTGGGGTACAGGTGTCGTAACctgtgtttgaatttttttttaatactttcTTCTCTACGGACAATGCACCACACTTTTGAgttaaaactattttattcagTGTGTTACTTGTTCAACATAATATCACACTGCCAGACTTTAATCGTGCTGAGTATACACAGACGCTGGCAATGCTAATGACACTTATTTCCGTAGAGATGTAATAGATATGGCATGACAAAGGGTCCAGATATTGAAATATAggcaaaatatattaattaaaatgcatgatttattattaaatagtTGACAATTGTGACAGCATTAAAAGAGTGCGATTACGTAATGTTATTTATTCTTCGATGACGAAAACCAGATTTGTGAAGATTTATGGTGAAGGTGGTTCAATTCCTTTGCATGAGAATAATCAAAACTTTTCATGTATCTCGGATATTGCACTAACTCTACTTTAACTCTACCAAACgatgaaaaaattaaagaagATTATCAAGAGTTACGGTACTTATCAATTAAACCATTTTATTTGTATACCAGTATGGCAGAGTTCTCCGGTCCCGAGAGTGTAGCTATATGTAGTAATGTGAAACAAATACCTTATTTGCCCTAGAAATAAGGCGTATAGCAGATGCATAAGATCATGCTATGTTTGTTGCAATAATATTGGGCTATAAATCATTatataacaaaattattcaGGATATACTAACTGGggttgaaaaatgatttttttaagaTATGTGTATGTCTTTATGTAAACATAGCTGTTTACCTGATCTTATTGAAGCACAACTCAAGTCAAAAGTAGGCATTTGGGACTTATTAGAACAATCTCATCCTAATGCCATAATGTACCAGTAAGTGTGACTGCTGTTTACTGGTTTATGACTTCTTTGTAACTAAtccaataaaattattaaaagatAATAGGATATCAAAGTATCTACTCACTGCTTTTGATACCGTCAGGTTCAGATTGAGGTTTTGAAGTATTGGACAAAATCCAATCTAAAATTTGTATTTGGGAAGTACCAGAATCAGATTTTGGAGATAAAACATTCAACTTTACAGAAGATTGGCTACTTGATCCATCGGAGACCAGATCTGCACCATCAGTTGGATTAAATCCTGCATCGTTATCTCCAACAGCAGCACTCTCAAATCCACCAAAATCTTCATCATCACCCCAATCAGCCATCAAATACAACTATTTTTCCaagaaaagtttttttaaattcagtaATTGGTTCCAcaaaaagaaatattcaataattaaatatatatcagtatattaatattaaacaaagatatgaaaaatatgtaCATTGAAGTAAACGAATACCAGAATACCGGAATGTATAGAGTATTGACAATATCAATAAGCTCACACTCTTGTGACACTAGCCCACACTTGTGTGACACCAGCCCACACTTGTTTTTGTTAGGCCATACCGGTACTCTGTGTACTTGGGCCGTTCTTGGTGCTGCATTTGCGTGATCGTAAATAATCTGTATACTGttatatggtatatatatatgggagCAACCAAGTTTTTATGGAATACCGTTTATAAAGCGAATAAAATACCGGTAGATGAAAATAGTTGGTTAACCCATTAACCGCAGGTTGAGTGTGGGCTGGGGTAGACTACGATAACgggacggactaaaagtaggcacttgcaaattaggcactttggaaaaaaagtaaaaagggcgtaataccttttataaacataattaattagttaaaaatggtcaaattaaatgttgaaaacgcaaaCTGCAATGGGCAAactcaataacaatatttaaaacgtagtattaaaggcagtcgcacgcgcttggtcaccacttatgctaggcacatatttaggcacttcgaaaaataaataaaatggcagttatcactaataaaagacagagacataaacatattacccacactgattagccctgggtaaatatccaatagatgcacttgagtctagtactgaaatttagaaataataaattgttaccggtaagcacttatttaggcacttcggaaaaaaggtgaaatggacgtagtaactcctaaaaaggtaatgaattagttcaaaatatttaaattaaatgttgaacgcaaaatttgaacagttaaatccaataacgatttttaaaaacgtagtattaaagggagacgcacgcgctctgtcaccacgtatgctaggcacatatttgggcacttcgaaaaaagaagaaaatggcaattatcactaataaaagacagagacataaacatattacccacactgattagcctgggtaaatatccaatagatgaacttgagtctagtactagaatttagaaataataaattgttaccggtaggcacttatttaggcacttcggaaaaaaggtgaaatggacgtagtaactcctaaaaaggtaatgaattagttcaaaatatttaaattaaatgttgaacgcgaaaattgcaacagttaaatCCAATAACGATTTtaaaaacgtagtattaaagggagacgcacgcgctctgtcaccacgtatgctaggcacatatttgggcacttcgaaaaaagaagaaaatggcaattatcactaataaaagacagagacataaacatattacccacactaattagcctgggtaaatatccaatagatgcacttgattctagtactggaatttagaaataataaattgttaccggtaggcacttattcaggcacttcggaaaaaaggtgaaatggacgtagtaactcctaaaaaggtaatgaattagttcaaaatatttaaattaaatgttgaacgcgaaaattgcaacagttaaatCCAATAACGATTTtaaaaacgtagtattaaagggagacgcacgcgctctgtcaccacgtatgctaggcacatatttgggcacttcgaaaaaagaagaaaacggCAATtaacactaataaaagacagagacataaaaatattacccacactgattagcctgggtaaatatccaatagatgcacttgagtctagtactggaatttagaaataataaattgttaccggtaggcacttttttaggcacttatttaggcacatcgaaaaaaaggtgaaatgggcgtaataactttcaaaatgataatgaattagttgaaaattgtcaaattaaatattgaacacGCAAATTGCAATATGTGAAccgaataacaatatttaaaacgtagtattaaaagGAGTCACACGCGCtcggtcaccacatatgctaggcatatatttaggcacttcgaaaaaagaagaaaatcggAATTATTACCAATAGaagacagagaaataaaaatattacccacactgattagcctgggcaaatatccaatagatgcacttgagtctagtactggaatttagaaataataaattgttaccggtaggcacttttttaggcacttcgaaaaaatggtgaaatggacgtagtaactcctagaaagataatgaattagttcaaaatatttaaattaaatgttgaacgcgaaAATTGCAACAGGTAAACCcaataatgatttttaaaacttagtactaaagggagacgcacgcgctctgtcaccacatatgctaggcacatatttaggcacatcgaaaaaaaaaatgggaataatcaccaataaaaaaaagaaaataaaaatattagtcaaaatGATTAGCCTGGGACTGGgtgaatatccaatagatgcacttgagtctagtagtggtatttgagaataataaattgttaccggtagacACCTTTTACCGTATTTCCCCGAAattaagacagtgtcttatttcaaatttcttcctaAAATTACCACTAGGGCTttttttcgggggatgtcttatattttaatttatcaaaaacgaaattacaaagtaaagaattaagatattttcaaatatgcaaaatataaaaaccgataTCATTGGGTTTACTTGTTGCAATTTGcatattaatttttcaatttaaatattttaaactaattcattatctatttaaaagttattacgccCGTTTTACGCATTTTTAGAAGTGTCTAGATAAGTGACtaaaaagtgcctaccggtaacaatttattattctcaaatatcactactagactcaagtgcattcATCGGATATTCAAATAGGCTAATTATTTTGACTAATATTTTcgttttctgtatttttattcatgataattaccattttctttatatttcgaagtgtctaaatatgtgcctagcatatgtggtgacagagcgcgtgcgtctccctttaatactatgttttaaaaatcgttattggGTTTACCTGTTGCAATTTACGCGTTCAAcattcaatttaaatattttgaactaattcattatctttttaGGAGTTGCTACGttcatttcacctttttttcgaagtgcccaccggtaacaatttattattcctAAATTCCAGTAcgagactcaagtgcatctattggatagttgtccaggctaatcagtgtggataatatgtttatttctctgtcttttattagtgataattgccattttgtttatttttcgaggtgcctaaatatgtgcctagcatacgtGGTGAgagagcgcgtgcgtctccctttagtactacgttttaaaaatcattaCAGTATTGGGatttaactgttgcaatttttgcgttcaacatttaatttaaatattttgaactaattcattatctttctaggagttactacgtccatttcacctttttttcgatgtgcctaaataagtgcctaaaaaagtgcctactggtaacaatttattatttctaaattccagtactaacCTCAAGTGCATCTCTTAGATATTTActcaggctaatcag
Encoded here:
- the LOC120348257 gene encoding uncharacterized protein LOC120348257; translated protein: MADWGDDEDFGGFESAAVGDNDAGFNPTDGADLVSDGSSSQSSVKLNVLSPKSDSGTSQIQILDWILSNTSKPQSEPDGIKSTSEESILSTSHGEQLKDHLKDSSEFAKNLDGEFSVSGDTLPLSSNKDENLPKSSEFMDTQKLGKGVTDEPKVEKAAEYNSSASHKLQAELDKALIMKEQTQKSLESLQKEMRLLQEESSKALEENKEKHKKEIDSMKKQHQDEISELQKISEETVTLLTKQYSETWKLFEREKSIEVETNASAVTDKCINLLQQQQVASLKHIEDSKIAQENELKEILKREKESIASDVENTMEKEKEAFQETMRTKLKERMTEEAKQLQEIHVSTLKEALSTQQAHFEDILQSTLKREREHFAKTLKLAVKDAQEITEKAAKETIKLEAKRTKNQTMAVKMLLTSALQQVEQNFFNESDNFDRTENDS